From one Colletotrichum destructivum chromosome 3, complete sequence genomic stretch:
- a CDS encoding Putative Homeobox domain-containing protein: MATEVEHQMALAPNASTPGSSTPLDTSPTSAGKMNQTPSPSASTHNGQAPSSQSRRPPRKSTLTQQQKNQKRQRATQDQLTTLEMEFNKNPTPTATVRERIAEEINMTERSVQIWFQNRRAKIKLLAKKSLETGEDIDSIPESMRAYLAMQAMESGKGLGGPFLGRTGLLPYGHSNMLIGGDQSGQGKVLIHHLTCRSLSIGKWTRVGQNTMDLIIFYSPDKCTMTYYINNEQAGYKIEYPFAYIKNIFLENQEGDPNKPGGIVIELNRPPNFFMDSSPQANGFFQCGDFTEDQQASQCLVHHLGGNPKVLSGQLAKLVSLEAFMNRNNPHPFIDQQHALSVSAPVSPTGRPSSQPNFAQPHIGMFQESWGINSMHPGMRGPGHKRQRSRSVPMAVDFSMLQTPMPSFYIQQPGEMAAPQTPGPNIYAPIPQQPGGLGPNLRIDTQAGFGLDMRQYPMSATTASPSEFPTSPNFFSQGPEPSPLPASSYNTPYGSAFLSPMANPSPNMIPPSVSPLSFGSHHGEPSIVEQSPPFSMPGRSASADIYHQGDNGSCAVSDDGTGLNEMYSKHTINLPMHPHSPAYGDQGQNDLDMNQLVQFDHVDPNSMSPESMHQTPH, encoded by the exons ATGGCTACTGAGGTCGAACACCAGATGGCTCTCGCCCCCAACGCCTCGACCCCCGGTTCTTCCACTCCTCTGGACACCTCTCCCACGTCCGCCGGCAAGATGAACCAAACTCCTTCCCCCTCGGCCTCCACCCACAACGGCCAGGCCCCGTCCTCGCAATCTAGGCGCCCGCCTCGCAAGAGCACCCTGACCCAGCAGCAAAAGAACCAAAAGAGACAACGCGCCACTCAGGACCAGTTGACGACCCTGGAGATGGAATTCAACAAGAACCCGACCCCTACTGCCACCGTTCGTGAGCGGATAGCGGAAGAAATCAACATGACCGAAAGGTCCGTCCAGATTTGGTTCCAGAACAG ACGCGCCAAGATTAAGCTTTTGGCGAAGAAGAGTCTCGAAACTGGAGAAGACATTGATTCCATTCCCGAATCCATGCGAGCCTACCTCGCTATGCAGGCAATGGAGTCTGGCAAGGGTCTGGGCGGCCCCTTCCTCGGCCGAACCGGGCTTCTCCCATACGGCCACAGCAACATGCTCATCGGTGGTGATCAGAGCGGCCAGGGCAAAGTTT TGATTCATCACCTCACCTGCCGCTCTCTTAGCATCGGCAAGTGGACTCGCGTCGGACAGAACACGATGGATCTCATCATCTTTTACTCCCCCGACAAGTGTACCATGACATACTACATCAACAACGAACAAGCGGGCTACAAGATCGAGTATCCATTTGCCTACATCAAGAACATCTTCCTCGAGAACCAGGAAGGCGACCCCAACAAGcccggcggcatcgtcatcgagcTGAACCGTCCTCCCAACTTCTTCATGGACTCGTCCCCTCAGGCGAACGGGTTTTTCCAGTGCGGCGACTTCACCGAGGACCAACAGGCTTCTCAGTGCCTCGTCCATCACCTTGGCGGCAACCCTAAGGTCCTCAGCGGCCAGCTGGCCAAGCTCGTGTCCCTTGAGGCCTTCATGAACCGCAACAACCCTCACCCCTTCATCGACCAGCAGCACGCCCTTTCTGTTTCGGCGCCCGTGTCGCCCACTGGACGTCCTTCGTCCCAGCCCAATTTCGCTCAGCCGCACATCGGCATGTTCCAGGAGTCTTGGGGCATCAACAGCATGCACCCTGGCATGCGTGGTCCCGGTCACAAGCGCCAGCGAAGTCGCTCCGTGCCCATGGCCGTCGACTTCTCCATGCTGCAGACGCCCATGCCCTCGTTCTACATCCAGCAGCCGGGCGAGATGGCTGCTCCCCAGACCCCCGGCCCCAATATCTACGCTCCGATTCCCCAGCAGCCTGGTGGTCTTGGCCCAAACTTGAGAATCGACACGCAGGCTGGATTCGGCTTGGACATGAGACAGTATCCCATGTCGGCAACAACCGCTTCCCCCTCCGAGTTCCCGACGAGCCCCAACTTCTTTTCCCAGGGACCAGAGCCGAGCCCACTCCCGGCGTCAAGCTACAACACGCCCTATGGCAGCGCTTTCCTCTCTCCGATGGCGAACCCTTCACCAAACATGATCCCGCCATCCGTGTCTCCTCTTTCATTTGGAAGCCACCACGGGGAGCCGTCCATCGTTGAGCAGTCGCCTCCGTTCTCCATGCCTGGCAGGTCAGCCTCGGCCGACATTTACCACCAAGGCGACAATGGATCGTGCGCCGTATCCGATGATGGCACTGGCCTGAACGAAATGTACTCGAAGCACACCATCAACCTGCCGATGCATCCCCACTCACCAGCATATGGCGACCAGGGCCAGAACGACCTCGACATGAACCAACTGGTTCAGTTTGACCATGTCGACCCCAACTCAATGTCCCCCGAGTCGATGCACCAGACGCCTCACTGA
- a CDS encoding Putative alpha/gamma-adaptin-binding protein p34: MQVKNPRRVLAVSLADSTQHLSRVIKDLTGSHPEPASTTLAGTTHLLSLKTSYYTADVPIWLDLISSPAEWSASFLSPEAKEVLTVLGGLAVVFSLPSASSFSSSSGVAAPIADASPAVPTTMTTTTTATPAAPPSADETRALITEVGRVVREGLGGWGWDGVGLGIGVGEGEAEEWEELCAEWGLEFVQIRGGKKDDGKNEFGEKMGIARVLEALESNDWDAADDLDGELSDRDSDADSASGLPRKRKPLADGGDDGDDFHLDPESLDFGFDKSDFEGLKKAIWDLEQDEERDADAHDEEGGRKATEGGAPGDRKTAEDTGKGTGGDKVEDEGDEDLDGDEVEKIERMMRKLQAVRDMSAGLPEEQRRRMAKKAVGEVMKEL, from the exons atgcAGGTTAAGAACCCGCGCCGGGTCCTGGCGGTCTCGCTCGCCGACTCGACGCAGCATCTGAGCAGAGTCATCAAAG ACCTGACGGGTAGCCACCCGGAACCCGCATCGACAACCCTTGCCGGCACTACGCACCTCCTGTCCCTCAAGACGAGCTACTACACCGCCGACGTGCCCATCTGGCTGGACCTCATCTCCTCACCTGCGGAATGGTCCGCCTCGTTCCTCTcgcccgaggccaaggaggttCTCACCGTGCTCGGCGGACTGGCTGTCGTCTTCTCCCTAccttcggcatcgtcattctcatcgtcttccggcGTGGCGGCGCCCATCGCTGATGCTTCGCCAGCCGTCCCtacgacgatgacgacgacgacgacagcgacacCTGCGGCACCGCCCTCCGCAGATGAGACCCGCGCGCTCATCACCGAAGTCGGCAGAGTCGTCCGCGAAGGGCTCGGCGGCTGGGGATGGGACGGCGTCGGGCTAGGCATAGGCGTCGGTgagggcgaagccgaggagtGGGAGGAGCTCTGCGCCGAGTGGGGGCTCGAGTTCGTGCAGAtcaggggagggaagaaggatGACGGCAAGAATGAGTTTGGAG AGAAGATGGGCATTGCTCgggtcctcgaggccctggaaTCCAACGACTGGGACGCCgcggacgacctcgacggcgagctctCCGACCGCGATTCCGACGCCGACTCCGCGTCGGGCCTGCCCAGGAAACGCAAACCCCttgcggacggcggcgacgacggcgacgacttcCATCTGGACCCCGAGAGCCTAGACTTTGGTTTCGACAAATCCGACTTTGAAGGCCTGAAGAAGGCAATCTGGGACCTGGAGCAGGATGAGGAGCGTGATGCGGATGCacacgacgaggagggtggGAGGAAGGCGACAGAGGGCGGGGCTCCAGGCGACAGGAAGACCGCCGAGGACACTGGCAAGGGCACAGGCGGAGACAAAGTCGAAGATGAAGGGGACGAGGATCTGGACGGGGACGAGGTGGAGAAGATTGAGCGGATGATGCGCAAGCTGCAGGCTGTGAGGGACATGAGTGCGGGCTTGCCCGAGGAGCAGAGGCGGAGgatggccaagaaggccgttGGGGAGGTGATGAAAGAGTTGTGA